The following are encoded together in the Leuconostoc mesenteroides subsp. mesenteroides ATCC 8293 genome:
- the rfbD gene encoding dTDP-4-dehydrorhamnose reductase, translating into MKFLITGAKGQLGQELQKLLRERGLDFVAFDSKQLDITNSAAVLSAFEQAQPDVVLHAAAYTKVDLAEDDGRELNWQVNVDGTKNVADAAKLYEAKLVAVSTDYVFDGTNEGEYLESDAVNPKNSYGRAKLAGELAVTESGADAYIVRTSWVFGEFGNNFVYTMQRLAATHPKLTVVNDQLGRPTWTRTLAEFMLHLVDTKAGYGIYHLSNDGTATWFDFAREILKDTDVEVAPVTSAEFPQKAYRPKHSVMSLEKARATGFEISTWREALGEFLAGIE; encoded by the coding sequence ATGAAATTTTTAATTACAGGTGCTAAGGGTCAATTAGGGCAAGAATTACAAAAGTTATTGCGCGAACGTGGACTAGATTTTGTCGCTTTTGATTCAAAACAGCTCGACATTACGAACAGCGCAGCTGTGTTATCAGCATTTGAACAAGCGCAACCGGATGTTGTTTTGCACGCGGCGGCGTACACAAAAGTTGATCTAGCCGAAGATGACGGGCGCGAGTTAAACTGGCAGGTTAACGTTGATGGGACAAAAAATGTTGCCGATGCTGCTAAGTTATACGAGGCGAAGCTGGTAGCCGTGTCAACAGATTATGTTTTTGATGGCACCAACGAGGGCGAATACCTCGAATCAGATGCGGTTAACCCAAAAAATTCCTACGGACGAGCTAAACTAGCCGGTGAATTGGCCGTTACTGAAAGTGGCGCTGATGCCTACATTGTTCGCACAAGTTGGGTATTTGGCGAGTTTGGTAATAACTTCGTTTACACCATGCAACGCTTGGCAGCCACGCACCCCAAGTTGACAGTTGTGAACGATCAACTTGGACGGCCAACTTGGACACGTACTTTGGCTGAGTTTATGCTTCATTTGGTAGATACTAAGGCCGGCTATGGTATTTATCATTTGTCTAACGACGGTACTGCCACGTGGTTTGACTTTGCTCGGGAAATTTTGAAAGATACAGACGTTGAAGTTGCCCCAGTAACTAGCGCAGAATTCCCACAAAAAGCTTACCGACCAAAGCATTCAGTGATGAGTTTGGAGAAAGCTAGGGCGACAGGATTTGAGATTAGTACTTGGCGCGAGGCGCTGGGGGAGTTTTTGGCAGGGATAGAGTAG
- the rfbB gene encoding dTDP-glucose 4,6-dehydratase, with translation MTEYKNILVTGGAGFIGANFVRYIVEEHPDVFVTVLDKLTYAGNKENLAGLPEDRVKLVVGDIADAPLVDQLVSETDAVIHYAAESHNDNSLKDPSPFVQTNIIGTYTLIEAARKYNKRFHHVSTDEVYGDLPLREDLPGHGEGAGEKFTPESQYRPSSPYSSTKASSDLLVRAWVRSFGLQATISNTSNNYGPYQHIEKFIPRQVTNIISGIKPKLYGNGKNVRDWIHTYDHATAVWAILTKGKIGETYLVGADGEKDNITVLRAILKDMGKAEDDFDFVQDRSGHDLRYAIDATKIREELGWTPKYTDFETGLADTIQWYKDNQAWWQAEKDEVEAKYAQNNQ, from the coding sequence ATGACTGAATATAAGAATATTTTAGTAACGGGTGGTGCCGGCTTCATCGGGGCGAACTTTGTCCGTTACATTGTCGAAGAACATCCTGATGTTTTTGTGACAGTTTTAGATAAATTAACTTATGCTGGTAACAAGGAAAACTTAGCAGGATTGCCTGAAGACCGTGTGAAATTAGTGGTTGGTGACATTGCTGATGCGCCACTGGTTGATCAATTGGTCTCTGAAACAGATGCCGTGATCCACTATGCCGCTGAGAGTCATAACGATAATTCATTAAAAGACCCATCCCCATTTGTGCAGACGAACATTATTGGCACATATACCTTAATTGAAGCAGCACGCAAGTATAACAAGCGTTTTCACCATGTATCAACTGACGAAGTGTATGGCGACTTGCCATTGCGTGAAGATTTGCCAGGGCATGGTGAAGGTGCTGGCGAAAAGTTTACACCAGAATCACAATACCGTCCTTCAAGCCCTTATTCATCAACAAAGGCTAGTTCTGATTTGTTAGTTCGTGCTTGGGTACGTTCGTTTGGTTTGCAAGCTACTATCTCAAACACATCAAACAACTACGGCCCATACCAACACATTGAAAAGTTCATCCCTCGTCAAGTGACGAATATTATCAGTGGAATTAAGCCAAAGTTGTATGGAAACGGTAAAAACGTCCGTGATTGGATTCATACATACGACCATGCGACTGCAGTTTGGGCAATTTTGACTAAGGGAAAAATTGGCGAAACTTACCTGGTTGGTGCTGATGGTGAAAAAGATAACATCACAGTATTGCGCGCTATTTTGAAAGATATGGGTAAAGCTGAAGATGACTTCGACTTTGTCCAAGATCGTTCAGGCCACGATTTACGTTATGCAATTGATGCCACAAAAATTCGCGAAGAGTTGGGTTGGACACCAAAGTATACTGATTTTGAAACTGGCTTAGCCGATACCATTCAGTGGTACAAAGATAACCAAGCTTGGTGGCAGGCTGAAAAAGATGAAGTTGAAGCCAAGTACGCACAGAATAATCAATAA
- a CDS encoding dTDP-4-dehydrorhamnose 3,5-epimerase family protein produces the protein MTEEFFEKKLAAQPITAIPGMIAFDIPVHGDNRGWFKENFQKEKMLPLGFPESFFKEDKLQNNVSLSRKGVLRGLHAEPWDKYISVADNGRVLGSWVDLREGDSFGHVYQTVIDASKGIYVPRGVANGFQVLSETVSYSYLVNDYWALDLKPKYAFVNYADPALGIEWYDVENAEVSEADKNHPLLKDVVPLTKEQL, from the coding sequence ATGACTGAAGAATTTTTTGAGAAAAAATTGGCAGCACAACCAATTACAGCTATTCCGGGGATGATTGCTTTTGATATTCCTGTTCACGGTGATAATCGTGGTTGGTTTAAGGAAAACTTCCAAAAAGAAAAGATGTTACCCCTTGGTTTTCCAGAGTCTTTCTTTAAAGAGGATAAGTTACAAAACAATGTGTCCTTATCACGAAAGGGTGTGCTCCGTGGCCTGCATGCTGAACCATGGGATAAGTACATTTCTGTGGCCGATAATGGCCGTGTGTTGGGCTCTTGGGTTGACCTACGCGAGGGTGATTCATTTGGACATGTTTACCAAACGGTTATTGATGCTAGTAAAGGCATTTATGTACCACGTGGTGTGGCTAATGGATTCCAAGTATTGAGTGAAACGGTATCATACTCATACTTAGTCAATGACTACTGGGCACTAGATTTAAAGCCAAAGTATGCCTTTGTGAATTACGCAGATCCTGCTTTGGGCATTGAATGGTATGATGTCGAAAATGCTGAAGTCAGTGAAGCAGACAAAAATCATCCTTTGCTAAAAGATGTCGTGCCACTAACAAAAGAGCAATTGTAA
- the rfbA gene encoding glucose-1-phosphate thymidylyltransferase RfbA: MKGIILAGGSGTRLYPITKATSKQLVPIYDKPMVYYPLSVLMLAGIKKILLISTPEYVGQFEELFGDGHEIGLHIEYAIQEEPRGLADAFIVGADFIGDDAVALVLGDNIFYGAGLSQKLQQEALKTSGATVFGYQVKDPERFGVVEFDKDGKALSIVEKPEQPKSNYAVTGLYFYDNDVVEIAANVKPSERGEIEISDINQAYLDRGDLDVQVMGRGYAWLDTGTLDSLLEASSFIATIQKQQNLKVASLEEIAYRMGYIDIAQLEKLAQPLKKNDYGQYLLRIVDEEGN; this comes from the coding sequence ATGAAAGGCATTATCCTAGCCGGAGGCTCTGGCACAAGACTTTATCCAATTACCAAGGCAACAAGTAAGCAGTTGGTACCAATTTATGATAAACCAATGGTTTATTATCCATTGTCTGTTTTGATGTTAGCTGGAATTAAAAAAATTTTACTAATTTCAACGCCTGAATATGTTGGACAGTTTGAGGAACTATTCGGTGATGGCCATGAAATTGGTTTGCACATCGAATATGCGATTCAAGAAGAGCCTCGTGGCTTGGCCGACGCGTTCATTGTTGGCGCTGACTTTATCGGTGATGATGCTGTGGCCTTAGTGCTGGGAGACAATATTTTTTATGGTGCCGGTCTATCACAAAAGTTACAACAAGAGGCTTTAAAAACATCTGGCGCCACAGTGTTTGGCTATCAAGTTAAGGATCCGGAACGTTTTGGTGTGGTTGAATTTGACAAGGATGGCAAGGCTTTGTCCATTGTTGAAAAACCAGAACAGCCAAAGTCCAATTACGCCGTAACCGGTCTTTATTTCTATGACAATGATGTCGTGGAAATCGCTGCCAACGTTAAACCGTCAGAGCGTGGTGAAATTGAAATTTCTGATATTAACCAAGCTTATTTAGATCGTGGTGATTTAGACGTTCAAGTTATGGGACGTGGTTATGCGTGGCTTGATACTGGAACGTTGGATTCTCTCCTTGAAGCTTCTTCCTTCATTGCAACGATTCAAAAACAACAAAACTTAAAAGTTGCCTCATTAGAAGAAATTGCTTACCGTATGGGGTATATCGATATTGCGCAATTAGAAAAGTTGGCACAACCACTGAAAAAAAATGATTACGGTCAATATTTGCTTAGAATTGTTGATGAAGAAGGGAATTAA